Proteins co-encoded in one Crateriforma spongiae genomic window:
- a CDS encoding serine/threonine-protein kinase, translating to MTARLRLFPGSIHPDSIRSGTRLDRYRLQSRLGEGGFATVYSAYDQLERCHVAIKIPDARYVSNTQSMDDLRREVDIMASLEHPGVLPLHDARVIDGLFVMVFPLGIETLADRMMRRMSRATAMVMIYQMVDAVAYAHSHEVLHRDLKPENFILFDDNEVRLTDFGLARIEHGCYDDSASGTLGYIAPEQAMGRPAYHSDVFSLGLIIYRMLAGELPEYPFQPPLPGFNKLRRGVSRDFVALVRKAIDPVPSKRFRTAVAMHRALKKIAHPLSGKGDRERFRTSAKRQLNRAA from the coding sequence GTGACCGCCCGTTTACGACTGTTTCCCGGCTCGATCCACCCCGATTCGATTCGATCGGGGACGCGGCTGGATCGTTATCGGTTGCAAAGCCGGCTGGGCGAAGGCGGTTTTGCGACCGTCTATTCGGCCTACGATCAGCTGGAACGCTGTCACGTTGCGATCAAAATTCCCGACGCACGTTATGTCAGCAACACCCAGTCGATGGATGACCTGCGTCGTGAAGTCGACATCATGGCATCGCTGGAGCATCCCGGTGTTTTGCCCCTGCACGACGCACGTGTCATCGACGGCTTGTTTGTGATGGTGTTTCCGCTGGGCATTGAAACCCTGGCGGATCGAATGATGCGGCGGATGTCGCGTGCCACCGCAATGGTGATGATTTATCAGATGGTCGATGCGGTCGCCTATGCCCACAGCCACGAGGTGCTGCACCGCGACCTGAAGCCGGAAAACTTCATTCTGTTTGACGACAATGAAGTGCGTCTGACCGATTTCGGCTTGGCCCGTATCGAACACGGCTGTTACGACGATTCGGCCTCGGGAACGCTGGGCTACATCGCGCCGGAACAGGCGATGGGACGACCGGCCTATCACAGCGATGTGTTCTCACTGGGGCTGATCATCTACCGCATGCTTGCCGGCGAATTGCCCGAGTACCCGTTTCAACCACCGTTGCCGGGATTCAACAAACTTCGGCGCGGCGTTTCACGCGACTTTGTGGCTCTGGTTCGCAAGGCGATTGATCCGGTGCCGTCGAAACGCTTTCGTACCGCCGTGGCGATGCACCGTGCCCTAAAAAAAATCGCCCATCCGCTGAGCGGAAAGGGCGATCGAGAACGTTTCAGGACGTCGGCCAAACGTCAATTGAATCGGGCGGCCTAG
- a CDS encoding TrkA C-terminal domain-containing protein, translating into MAAIITLLLTLSVSLLITRVAAMALMLTGLSREAARFQARSAFSGVGFTTTEAESIVNHPVRRRIAMMLMLFGNIGLATVGASLMVSMLDAKNNETWWTTLIVLFIGVTLLLLLARSRWVERRLNRIIAWSLRRFTDLDVRDYVAVLNLQEGFAVTEMRVDPGDWLSDKTLIDLDLPREGVLILGVHSVQADQYIGAPMATTKICVGDTLVMYGPIERLKELDQRRSGNRGYQAHRRAVRDYQEILADQQQKLAQ; encoded by the coding sequence GTGGCAGCAATCATCACCCTGTTATTGACGCTTTCGGTGTCGCTGTTGATCACCCGAGTCGCAGCGATGGCCCTGATGTTGACCGGCCTCAGTCGCGAGGCGGCTCGATTCCAGGCTCGCAGTGCTTTCAGTGGCGTCGGTTTCACGACGACCGAGGCTGAATCGATCGTCAATCATCCCGTCCGACGTCGCATCGCGATGATGTTGATGCTGTTCGGCAACATCGGTCTGGCCACCGTGGGAGCCTCGCTGATGGTGTCGATGTTGGACGCCAAGAATAACGAGACCTGGTGGACGACCTTGATCGTGTTGTTTATCGGTGTGACGTTGTTGCTGCTATTGGCCCGCAGTCGGTGGGTGGAACGACGGTTGAATCGAATCATCGCTTGGTCGCTGCGTCGGTTCACCGACCTGGACGTTCGGGACTACGTCGCGGTGCTGAACCTGCAGGAAGGATTCGCGGTGACGGAAATGCGCGTCGATCCGGGCGACTGGTTGTCGGACAAAACGTTGATCGATCTGGATTTGCCGCGCGAAGGCGTGTTGATTTTGGGCGTCCACAGCGTCCAGGCGGATCAGTACATCGGCGCGCCGATGGCGACCACAAAGATCTGCGTCGGCGACACCTTGGTCATGTACGGACCGATCGAGCGTCTGAAGGAACTGGACCAGCGGCGCTCAGGGAACCGTGGTTATCAGGCGCATCGGCGTGCAGTGCGTGACTATCAGGAAATTCTGGCTGATCAGCAGCAAAAATTGGCCCAGTAG